CGGCACCACATGGCTGACGCCGCGCATCCGGGAGTTCATGACGATCTACCCGGACATCCAGCTCACGCTGCTGATCGACGACAGCGAGCTGGATCTGGCCATGCGCGAGGCGGACATCGCCATCCGCATGAACACGCCGCGCCAGCCGGACCTGATCCAGCGGCACCTGATGACCATCCGCTTCCACCTCTACGCCCACCAGACCTATGTGAAGCGGCGCGGCACCCCGCGCACGGGCGCGGAACTGGCCGAGCACGACGTCATCGCCTACCCGCCCGACAGCCGCGCGCCCATCGCCAACGTGAATTGGCACCTGGACCTGATGGATTCGCCGGCCAACGGCTTCAAGCCGGTGCTGCAGGTCAACAGCATGTACGCCATCTACCGCGCGGTGCAGAGCGGGCTCGGCATCGGCGCCCTGCCCGACTTCCTGGTGGAGGACGGCAAGGATCTGGTGCGCGTCCTGCCCGAAGCGCCGACGCCCAAGGTCGATGCCTATTTCGTCTATGCCGAGGAACTGCGCCATTCCAAGCGCATCGCGGTCTTCCGCGACTTCCTGGTGAAGAAGGTGGCGGAAAGCCAGTTCTGAGCCCCCGAAAGCCCTCTCCCCCCGGGGAGAGGGTTGGGTGAGGGCCGGTTTTCGCGCGGACACGCCTGAAAACCGTTGCGAAGCACCCTCGAATCTTACGTTTGGAGAGTCTGACGGCTCGCTTTTCGGGCTGACGCGCGAAAAGCGGCCCTCACCCCCCTGCCCCTCTCCCCGGGGGGAGAGGGGGGGATGCCGCGCTTTGCGTGGGTTACTCGGTGTAATATCCGCTGCCCACCAGATACTGGCCTTCGCGCATCACGTAGGAATGCTTGTGCTCCACCTTGTTGCTGGAGCGGTTGAGCCAGACGTATTCCACCACCCCGCTGGGGTTCTTGGCGGTGGCGGCCTGCATTTCCTTGACGATGGACTTGCCCTCGGCGTCGGTCAGGTTGGCGGCGTCGGTGCCGGTCAGCTTGGGATTGCCGCCCGACGCGACATAGTGGCCGGCGTCGTCGAAGACGAAGACGTACAGATCACCGCGCACGAACCCGCCCTTGGGATCGTTGAACGCCTGCGCCGCCTTGTCCGGGCCGTTGGCCTTGAGATAGGCGACGGCATCGGTGACCAGGGTCTTGGCCTGTTCCGGCGTCGAACGGTCGGCCAGCGCCGGCTGGGCCAGGGACGCCGCGGTCAGAAAGGCGGCGGCCAGCAGCGATGTGTGACGAACCATGATGAATCATCCTTGGTGGTTGGCATCGAACAATCCATCGGGTGAGATCATGTTTTCTGCGGGCTGGACCGTTTTCCGGCACCGTGCCCATTGCCCTTCTCATAGGGGGCGGGGACATTATACCCAGGCGGCATGGGAAAACCATCCGCGGCATCAGGGATGCGACCATTCGGCAAGAGTACGAAGAATCTTGCCCGACGGCGGTTCCCTGTTCTTAATTTCCGTCCCTTCCCCCGGTAACGGAACCGCACCCGCATGACCCTGGACCAGATTTTCGTTCTGCTGCTGCTGGTGGCGGTGTTCATCGCCTTTATCCGCGAAAAGATGCCGCCCGATCTGGTGGCGCTGGTCACCACCGCGGTCCTGCTGGGAACGGGAATTCTGTCCACCAACGAGACGCTGGAGGTGTTTTCCAACGCCGGGGTCATCACCGTGGGTGCGATGTTCGTGCTGTCGGCGGCCCTGGAGCGCACCGGCTGCATCGAGGCGGTGGGCGACGCCGCCACCCGCATGGTCGGGCGCACGCCCCTGCTGGCGCTGGGCGGGCTGATCGTGCTGGCGGCGTCGGTGTCGGCCTTCATCAACAACACGCCGGTGGTGGTGATCCTGACCCCGGTGGCCATCCGCCTGTGCCGCCATCTGAAGATGGCGCCGTCGAAGATGCTGATACCTTTGTCCTATGCGGCGATCTTCGGCGGCACCTGCTCGCTGATCGGCACCTCCACCAACCTGCTGGTGGACGGGGTGGCGCAGAAGCTGGGCCAGCCGGCGTTCGGGCTGTTCGAAATCGCGCCCTTCGGCATGGTCATGGCGCTGATCGGCACCGCCTATCTGCTGCTGA
This DNA window, taken from Azospirillum fermentarium, encodes the following:
- a CDS encoding LysR family transcriptional regulator, yielding MDWDKLRVFHAVAEAGSFTHAGETLNLSQSAVSRQISALEESLGVPLFHRHARGLILTEQGELLHRTAREVFAKLSMTEAMLTESKEHPKGPLKVTTTVAFGTTWLTPRIREFMTIYPDIQLTLLIDDSELDLAMREADIAIRMNTPRQPDLIQRHLMTIRFHLYAHQTYVKRRGTPRTGAELAEHDVIAYPPDSRAPIANVNWHLDLMDSPANGFKPVLQVNSMYAIYRAVQSGLGIGALPDFLVEDGKDLVRVLPEAPTPKVDAYFVYAEELRHSKRIAVFRDFLVKKVAESQF
- a CDS encoding cache domain-containing protein — its product is MVRHTSLLAAAFLTAASLAQPALADRSTPEQAKTLVTDAVAYLKANGPDKAAQAFNDPKGGFVRGDLYVFVFDDAGHYVASGGNPKLTGTDAANLTDAEGKSIVKEMQAATAKNPSGVVEYVWLNRSSNKVEHKHSYVMREGQYLVGSGYYTE